In the genome of Brachypodium distachyon strain Bd21 chromosome 3, Brachypodium_distachyon_v3.0, whole genome shotgun sequence, the window aagTTTGACTTGCATACAgatactccgtattatttttatatCGCTACTAACCCGGCGTGCTAGTCGTACTAAATTTCGTCGGGattaaaaataacataaataTTCCCCGATGTCCCTTGGAGCAAAATAGAAGACGATAACCATAGGCGAGGAGCAAGTCGGCGCGGCAATTGCGGCGGCGTCTTCTCCATCTCTCCTCATCTCCATCCTCCACATCTCCCTCCCGCCGTCTCTCAAAGGCGACGCGCAACCCCGCCCCACCATCGAAGCCGAGCCCAACCAATCGCCCCCCTTCCAGCCCCTCCTCAGTCGACGACGATGCTGGGCGCCGCCAGGAGATCCGGATGCGTACGTGcgcctcctttttttttttgatctCTGAGTTATTTTTCTCGGGATGCTATCGGGTTCTGATCGGGTGCGCGCGTTTCGACCGTTGCAGGTGCTGGGGCAGCTGATTCAGACGCTccgccccgcggcggcggcggcggggccggcggcgaggagctaCTCCGCTGCCGCGAAGGAGGTGAGCGTCTGGCCGATTCGGCCCCTCGCTCCGCTCGGCGTGAAcagttgtttgtttgttgggGTTGGGGGGCTGGTGAATGGTAACGATGGTTGGTGGTTGAGCCTGTGGGCTGTGGCAAAGTGGCTGCAGATCGCGCGCATCTCTGTTCTGTGGCACCTAGTTTTGTCTGTGGCAGCTCGGTTCTGGAATGGTTTGGTCGTTCAGGAGATTCAGTTGTTTTTGGTCTCTAGGACTCTAGTTGGGAGGGACCGAGGGACTTGCTTTGGTTCGAGGTTCCGAGTTTGATGAAATCGAATGGCAGGTGTTCTGATGAAAATGGGTAGTGCTGTCTAAGCAAGTTGCTGGCTGGTTGTAGAGGTATTCAGCAGCCTTGTTTCTAAGTTCACAAGGCTAGAAGAACCCAGGATTGAGTTTATTTTCCTCATGTCTGCAGATTGTAGGGAAGCTGATTTGTGGTATCTCTTATTAGGTCGTCAATGGCAATCTCTTGTTCAATCTAGGAAATGTTGTGCTGGTCGTACGAAGTAATTGTCTGCCGTACCTACAATGCGATCTAACTGGCATTTTTTTGGGTGCAATTCTTCTTCTGTCGCCCTTTAGATGACTGTGCGTGAAGCGTTGAATTCCGCCCTTGACGAGGAGATGTCTGCAGATCCTTCTGTTTTCCTGATGGGAGAAGAGGTATAACCTGGAGGATAAATTATCTATTTTCATCCTTTATTTTTCTCTAAGGCTTTTTTTCCTGTGGCAGGTCGGAGAGTACCAAGGTGCATACAAGGTGAGCAACATCTTTTAATGACTAGTGCTGTATTTATCACCTTGTGGCAACTGAAAATTTGTGCGTGGCTACAAAAAGTTTAGCACTTATATTATTTGTGTTATTTGCAGATAACGAAGGGTTTGTTAGACAAGTATGGCCCTGATAGGGTTCTAGATACACCAATCACAGAGGTTATACACTAAACCCTCAGTAATTGTTGATGCCTGTTCACAAGTAATCAGTTTTGTGTGATGATTTACAAGTACACATATGCTTTTGTTCTGTTCAGGCTGGTTTTACTGGCATTGGTGTTGGTGCCGCCTACCAAGGTCTTCGTCCTGTAATAGAGTTCATGACGTTTAACTTTTCGATGCAGGTCAGTCTATTTCattttcaaaattgaaaacaccTGTTCGTTTAAGAACTTGTTATACGGCTGTGTTGTCTTTTACTGCTAGTTTTTTTAAGCAACATAGTAGTTTGTCATGCTAACACTGGCAGCGTATATTTTGTAAGTAGGACCTCATGCAGGATAAGATATACCTATGTTTATTACCTAGTATTGGCAGTAGTCACTATGTTTAATGGTTAGAAGGCACTCATGTGCTGTAAATCAATGCGATAGCCAGTGTGTTGAACTGTTAATTCTATACTTAGCTGATTTTCCCTTGTAATATATTCCTGTATCGTGCTACTTATTGGGAATATTCTGggtaatttttattttctagcTTTACAGTAATAATTAGAATGTGACATTGTGAAGGactcaaaattgaaataaatAGCATCCTTGCGAAAATTTGATGATTACATCACTGCATTTTCTATACTGAATCTAGTTtatgtaaacaaatgaaaattcCATACTGTGAAATAGTCAAGAAGTTGTCCTAATAGCACTATTTTGCACATCCAGGCAATTGATCACATCATCAATTCAGCTGCAAAGTCGAACTACATGTCAGCTGGTCAGATATCTGTTCCTATTGTTTTCAGAGGACCAAacggtgctgctgctggagttgGTGCGCAACACTCACAGGTTTGTGACTGAAACTTATTCATGTGTTCTTTGCCATCCTTATTCTATTTCTTCTATTGAGGGTAAATTGAAGGTCAGACTTTTGAATATATGACTTGTTTATCTCATTATCCATAAAAATGAATTTAACGTGTGCTGCAGACTCATAAGATGCATAACAACTTTTGTCACTTGTGGTTTACCGATTTCTGTATGAGTATAATTCTAGTTAAGTGGAATTACTAACCGAGTTGGTATGCAGTGCTATGCAGCTTGGTATGCACATGTTCCAGGATTGAAAGTCCTAACTCCTTATTCGGCGGAAGATGCTCGAGGCTTGCTAAAAGCAGCGATCAGGGATCCAGACCCTGTTGTTTTCCTGGAAAATGAACTTCTGTATGCTACATCTTGTCCCCAGTTATT includes:
- the LOC100823497 gene encoding pyruvate dehydrogenase E1 component subunit beta-1, mitochondrial is translated as MLGAARRSGCVLGQLIQTLRPAAAAAGPAARSYSAAAKEMTVREALNSALDEEMSADPSVFLMGEEVGEYQGAYKITKGLLDKYGPDRVLDTPITEAGFTGIGVGAAYQGLRPVIEFMTFNFSMQAIDHIINSAAKSNYMSAGQISVPIVFRGPNGAAAGVGAQHSQCYAAWYAHVPGLKVLTPYSAEDARGLLKAAIRDPDPVVFLENELLYGESFPIKDEVLDSSFSVPIGKAKIEREGKDVTITAFSKMVGYALQAAEILSKEGISAEVINLRSIRPLDRAAINASVRKTNRLVTVEEGFPQHGVGAEICMSVVEDSFEYLDAPVERIAGADVPMPYAANLERLAVPQVEDIVRAAKRACYRAGTMAATA